In the Vicinamibacteria bacterium genome, one interval contains:
- a CDS encoding L-fuconate dehydratase gives MPADPKIVSVSTSDLRFPTSRDRDGSDAMHPDPDYSAAYVVLDTDAEVAGHGLTFTIGRGNELCVAAIDILSRKLVGRRLGAVTEDWRGFWRELTGDSQLRWLGPEKGVIHLATAAVVNALWDLHARVEGKPLWRLLVDMTAEEIVRAIDFRYLTDVLTPEEALALLKHRESGRAERLATVLRDGYPAYTTSVGWLGYEDGKIRHLCREAVKQGFRAFKMKVGGDIDDDRRRAAIIRDEIGWERILMMDANQVWDVEEAITHMEALSEFRPLWIEEPTSPDDILGHAVIARALRPIGVATGEHCPNRVMFKQFLRAEAIQFCQIDACRLGGVNEVLAVLLLAAKFDVPVCPHAGGVGLCEHVQHLSLFDYVSVSASLDNRFIEYVDHLHEHFEDPVVVRDGSYRAPLAAGYSTAIKRASRDSFSYPNGRMWQGV, from the coding sequence ATGCCTGCCGATCCAAAGATCGTCTCGGTCTCGACGAGCGATCTGCGCTTCCCGACGTCTCGGGATCGAGACGGCTCGGACGCGATGCATCCCGACCCGGACTATTCGGCGGCCTACGTCGTGCTCGACACCGACGCGGAAGTAGCCGGACATGGTCTCACGTTCACCATCGGCCGCGGGAACGAGCTTTGCGTTGCCGCCATCGACATCCTGTCGAGGAAGCTCGTCGGGCGCCGATTGGGAGCAGTCACCGAAGACTGGCGAGGTTTCTGGCGAGAGTTGACCGGGGACAGTCAACTGCGTTGGCTCGGGCCGGAAAAAGGCGTCATCCACCTGGCCACGGCGGCGGTCGTGAATGCCCTCTGGGATCTCCATGCCCGAGTCGAAGGAAAGCCGCTCTGGCGGCTTCTAGTAGACATGACCGCCGAAGAGATCGTACGCGCCATCGACTTTCGCTATCTCACGGACGTCTTGACGCCCGAGGAGGCTCTCGCGCTTCTGAAGCATCGCGAGTCCGGTCGGGCCGAACGGCTCGCGACCGTTCTCCGCGACGGATATCCCGCCTACACCACTTCGGTGGGCTGGCTCGGCTATGAAGATGGCAAGATTCGTCATCTTTGCCGCGAAGCCGTGAAACAGGGATTCCGGGCGTTCAAGATGAAAGTGGGTGGAGATATCGACGATGACCGGCGACGAGCCGCGATCATTCGTGATGAGATCGGCTGGGAGCGCATCCTGATGATGGATGCCAATCAGGTATGGGATGTCGAAGAAGCCATCACTCACATGGAGGCACTCAGCGAATTTCGCCCCTTGTGGATCGAGGAGCCGACGAGTCCCGATGACATTCTCGGGCATGCGGTCATCGCCCGAGCGCTGCGTCCGATCGGCGTGGCGACCGGAGAGCATTGTCCCAACCGTGTCATGTTCAAACAATTTCTTCGAGCGGAGGCGATTCAATTCTGCCAGATCGATGCCTGCCGTCTCGGGGGCGTGAACGAGGTCCTGGCGGTGCTGTTGTTGGCCGCGAAGTTCGACGTTCCCGTGTGTCCCCACGCCGGCGGCGTGGGTTTGTGCGAGCACGTGCAACATCTTTCGTTGTTCGACTACGTTTCCGTGAGCGCGAGTCTCGACAACCGCTTCATCGAATACGTCGATCACCTTCACGAGCATTTCGAAGACCCCGTTGTCGTTCGAGATGGATCTTATCGTGCGCCTCTCGCTGCCGGATATAGCACCGCGATCAAACGAGCGTCACGCGATTCGTTCTCTTATCCGAACGGTCGAATGTGGCAAGGGGTGTAG